From one Alosa alosa isolate M-15738 ecotype Scorff River chromosome 5, AALO_Geno_1.1, whole genome shotgun sequence genomic stretch:
- the si:dkey-96l17.6 gene encoding kinesin-like protein KIN-14E, translated as MVENMKGKIRVFCRIRPMNRTEIARGDSTIVSRLDEYSITVETARGQREFQFDRIFDTQCSQEEVFQDTNRLIQSAIDGFNVCIFAYGQTGSGKTYTMVGDKHLKNPGIIPRTFNKIFDIIHKNEAKFDIKVSAYMLELYNERLQDLFVSPAEAFSKRIEMKKDKKGLVFAQGAETKQAASPSELFALFEQGCANRHIAATKMNVESSRSHLIIGIMVENRNLTNGTVCYGKLSLVDLAGSERAAKTGAKDGQLKEANSINKSLSALGDVISALSSDQPHVPYRNNKLTQAMQDSLGGNAKTLMFVNISPSDCNVEETLTSLIYATRVKAITNNAQRNMDSKEIAQLKEIIVKLRSGQPVEEEDVQ; from the exons ATGGTAGAGAATATGAAAG GTAAAATCAGAGTGTTCTGTCGGATCAGGCCAATGAACCGGACCGAGATAGCCCGAGGAGACTCCACCATTGTGTCTCGACTAGATGAATATTCCATCACTGTGGAAACGGCACGCGGTCAACGAGAGTTCCAGTTCGACCGAATATTTGACACTCAATGTTCTCAGGAAGAGGTGTTCCAAGACACTAATAG ACTCATTCAGTCGGCCATTGATGGCTTCAATGTGTGCATCTTTGCCTATGGGCAGACTGGTTCAGGGAAAACCTACACAATGGTTGGAGATAAACATCTGAAGAACCCAGGCATCATCCCCCGAACATTTAACAAGATTTTTGACATCATTCACAAAAACGAGGCTAAGTTTGACATCAAG GTCTCTGCCTACATGCTGGAGCTGTATAATGAGCGCCTGCAGGACCTCTTTGTCAGCCCCGCCGAGGCATTCAGCAAGCGGATTGAAATGAAGAAGGACAAAAAGGGGCTTGTGTTTGCCCAGGGAGCAGAGACAAAGCAGGCGGCCAGTCCCAGCGAGCTCTTTGCCCTGTTCGAGCAGGGCTGCGCGAACCGCCATATCGCCGCCACCA AGATGAACGTGGAGAGCTCACGCTCGCACCTGATCATCGGCATCATGGTGGAGAACAGGAATCTGACCAATGGCACTGTGTGCTACGGCAAGCTCAGCCTGGTGGACCTGGCGGGCAGTGAACGGGCCGCTAAGACAGGGGCGAAAGACGGCCAGCTAAAG gaggCCAACTCTATTAACAAGTCTCTTAGCGCGCTGGGGGACGTCATCTCGGCCCTGTCCTCAGATCAGCCTCACGTCCCCTACCGCAACAATAAGCTGACACAGGCCATGCAGGACTCACTGGGGGGCAACGCCAAAACActcatgtttgtcaacatctcTCCCTCGGACTGCAACGTGGAGGAAACGCTCACTTCGCTTAT TTATGCTACACGGGTGAAAGCGATCACCAATAATGCGCAGAGGAACATggacagtaaggaaattgcacAATTGAAAGAG ATCATTGTTAAACTCCGATCTGGACAACCTGTGGAAGAAGAAGATGTGCAATGA